The following are encoded together in the Kribbella voronezhensis genome:
- a CDS encoding pyridoxamine 5'-phosphate oxidase family protein produces the protein MQQPLSERSGEFVDFWTERRLAVLSTVRADGTVHAVMVGVTLDPKTGIARVICSGSSHKARQIKAMGEASVAVTQVEGGMWSTLEGRAVVSEDPERVADAVRRYAERYRQPRENPQRVVIEITVTKVLGRV, from the coding sequence GTGCAACAGCCCCTGAGCGAGCGGTCCGGTGAGTTCGTCGACTTCTGGACCGAACGGCGGCTGGCAGTGCTCAGTACGGTCCGCGCGGACGGCACCGTGCACGCCGTGATGGTGGGCGTAACGCTCGACCCGAAAACCGGCATCGCGCGCGTGATCTGTTCGGGCAGTTCGCACAAGGCTCGCCAGATCAAGGCGATGGGAGAGGCCTCGGTCGCCGTCACCCAGGTCGAAGGCGGGATGTGGTCGACGCTGGAGGGCCGGGCGGTGGTGAGCGAAGATCCCGAGCGGGTCGCCGACGCCGTCCGCCGGTACGCCGAGCGCTACCGCCAGCCGCGCGAGAATCCGCAGCGCGTGGTCATCGAGATCACCGTCACCAAGGTGCTCGGCCGTGTCTGA
- a CDS encoding ABC transporter substrate-binding protein yields MSQTKRFLAVTVAAVTALGMVGACSKNADDAKPAADGQVKLVVDTFGDFGYKALVAQYQQEHPNVKVELRSVQKLDDYKPKLTQYLAAGTGAGDVVALEEGILNEFKTQPQNFVNLLDQGAADLQPNFLPWKWDLGRVGADGPLIGLGTDVGGLAVCYRKDLFAKAGLPTDRDAVSKLWPGWDEFIATGKRFTAAKTGAKGFVDSVTTSFSAMLSQAGDTNFYDRDNKLIADSNPVVRQSWETSMKMVSEGVSAKVPTWSKDWEAGFKNGSFAVTMCPSWMLGIIKTNSGPANAGKWDVASVPGGGGNWGGSWLAVPTQSKHPKEAYELAKFLTSPEGQVAAFKEAGPLPSSPKALDDPAFLALTNDYFSNAPVGKIFGTGAKSLKPIVLGPKHQAVKERAFEPALQAVEQGKLTPDKAWQQALKSAVKEAK; encoded by the coding sequence ATGAGCCAGACGAAGCGGTTCCTGGCGGTCACGGTGGCTGCCGTGACAGCCCTGGGCATGGTCGGGGCATGCAGCAAGAACGCCGACGACGCCAAGCCGGCGGCGGACGGTCAGGTCAAGTTGGTGGTCGACACCTTCGGCGACTTCGGTTACAAGGCGCTGGTCGCGCAGTACCAGCAGGAACACCCGAACGTGAAGGTCGAACTGCGCAGCGTGCAGAAGCTCGACGACTACAAGCCGAAGCTGACCCAGTACCTGGCCGCCGGCACCGGCGCCGGGGACGTGGTGGCGCTCGAGGAGGGGATCCTCAACGAGTTCAAGACCCAGCCGCAGAACTTCGTCAACCTGCTCGACCAGGGCGCGGCCGACCTGCAGCCCAACTTCCTGCCGTGGAAGTGGGACCTCGGCCGGGTCGGCGCCGACGGGCCGCTGATCGGGCTCGGTACCGACGTCGGCGGTCTGGCCGTCTGCTACCGCAAGGACCTGTTCGCCAAGGCGGGCCTGCCCACCGACCGCGACGCGGTGTCGAAGCTGTGGCCGGGCTGGGACGAGTTCATCGCCACCGGCAAGAGGTTCACCGCCGCCAAGACCGGCGCCAAGGGCTTCGTCGACTCGGTCACCACCAGCTTCTCGGCGATGCTGTCGCAGGCCGGTGACACCAACTTCTACGACCGCGACAACAAGCTGATCGCCGACTCGAACCCGGTCGTGCGGCAGTCGTGGGAGACCTCGATGAAGATGGTCTCCGAAGGCGTCAGCGCCAAGGTCCCGACCTGGTCGAAGGACTGGGAGGCCGGCTTCAAGAACGGCAGCTTCGCGGTCACCATGTGCCCGTCCTGGATGCTCGGCATCATCAAGACCAACTCCGGCCCGGCCAACGCCGGCAAGTGGGACGTTGCCTCGGTGCCTGGTGGCGGCGGCAACTGGGGCGGTTCGTGGCTCGCGGTACCGACCCAGAGCAAGCACCCGAAGGAGGCCTACGAGCTGGCCAAGTTCCTGACCTCGCCCGAGGGCCAGGTGGCCGCGTTCAAGGAGGCCGGACCGCTGCCGTCGTCGCCGAAGGCACTGGACGACCCGGCGTTCCTGGCGCTGACCAACGACTACTTCTCCAACGCCCCGGTCGGCAAGATCTTCGGTACCGGCGCCAAGTCGCTGAAGCCGATCGTGCTCGGCCCGAAGCACCAGGCGGTCAAGGAGCGTGCCTTCGAGCCCGCGCTGCAGGCCGTCGAGCAGGGCAAGCTCACCCCCGACAAGGCATGGCAGCAGGCTCTGAAGAGCGCTGTCAAAGAGGCGAAGTGA
- the cbiE gene encoding precorrin-6y C5,15-methyltransferase (decarboxylating) subunit CbiE, with protein MSDLTVVGIGADGWDGLAPIARAEIAEAEVLMGSARQLALVPDGKAEQVAWPSPLSESLPGLLQAHRGRRICVLASGDPTFHGIGTTLTRLLGADAVKVIPHPSSVSLACARLGWPQDQVQVISLVGHPLELVHSHIQPGRRLVVLSWGAHTPAEVAEALTDRGYGGSRFTVLEQLGSSDERVRTTKAAEWAGEVDALNVIGIECENGPVLSTAPGLPDSAYESDGQLTKREVRAVTLSRLAPVPGQLLWDVGGGAGSIAIEWSRHHPSCRAVAIERDPERAERLERNAATLGVVVRTVVGKAPEALAELESPDAVFVGGGATAPGMIETCWEALKPGGRLVVNGVTLETEALIARWYAELGGDLVRLDVQRASPVGGMTGWRPAMPVTIWSLTK; from the coding sequence GTGTCTGACCTGACCGTCGTCGGAATCGGAGCCGATGGCTGGGACGGGCTCGCGCCGATCGCTCGCGCGGAGATCGCCGAGGCCGAGGTGCTGATGGGCAGTGCCCGTCAGCTCGCGCTCGTCCCGGACGGCAAGGCGGAGCAGGTCGCCTGGCCGTCCCCGTTGTCCGAGTCCCTGCCGGGGTTGCTCCAGGCTCACCGCGGTCGGCGCATCTGTGTGCTGGCAAGCGGCGACCCCACCTTCCACGGCATCGGTACGACGCTCACAAGGCTGCTCGGTGCGGACGCGGTGAAGGTGATCCCGCATCCTTCGAGCGTCTCGCTGGCCTGTGCGCGACTCGGCTGGCCGCAGGACCAGGTCCAGGTGATCAGCCTGGTCGGGCATCCGCTCGAACTGGTGCACTCGCACATCCAGCCCGGCCGGCGACTCGTAGTACTGAGTTGGGGTGCGCATACTCCGGCCGAGGTCGCGGAGGCGCTGACCGATCGCGGGTACGGCGGGAGCCGGTTCACCGTGCTGGAGCAGTTGGGGTCGTCCGACGAGCGGGTCCGGACGACGAAGGCCGCGGAGTGGGCCGGTGAGGTGGACGCGCTCAACGTGATCGGGATCGAATGCGAGAACGGGCCGGTGTTGTCGACGGCTCCCGGGCTGCCTGACTCGGCGTACGAGAGTGACGGGCAGTTGACGAAGCGGGAGGTCCGCGCGGTGACGTTGTCGCGGCTCGCGCCCGTGCCCGGGCAGTTGCTGTGGGACGTGGGCGGCGGGGCGGGAAGTATTGCGATCGAGTGGTCGCGGCATCACCCGAGTTGCCGCGCGGTCGCGATCGAGCGGGATCCGGAGCGCGCCGAGCGGTTGGAGCGGAACGCGGCGACGCTGGGCGTCGTAGTACGGACTGTTGTCGGCAAGGCGCCAGAAGCGCTGGCCGAACTGGAGTCGCCGGATGCGGTGTTCGTCGGTGGCGGAGCGACCGCGCCGGGGATGATCGAGACCTGCTGGGAGGCGCTGAAGCCGGGCGGGCGGCTGGTCGTCAACGGGGTGACGCTGGAGACCGAGGCGCTCATCGCCCGCTGGTACGCCGAACTGGGCGGCGACCTCGTCCGCCTCGATGTCCAGCGGGCCTCGCCGGTCGGCGGGATGACCGGCTGGCGCCCCGCGATGCCCGTCACGATCTGGAGTCTCACCAAATGA
- a CDS encoding carbohydrate ABC transporter permease, whose translation MTSSSVVRASAAARAADARDPWRSRLTRADMRFAPYFFIAPFFVLFAIFGAFPLIYTGWVSLHDWHLIGDHTFVGFDNYTALFADPDFWNALKNTVGIFVIATVPQLLMALGMANLLNRKIRARTFFRMGVLIPNVTSVAAVGIVFGQLFARDVGLVNYVITRLGLDAVDWQANTWSSWIAIATMVDWRWTGYNTLILLGAMQAIPKELFEAASLDGAAPWQQFWRITVPQLRPTLVFTVIISTIGGLQLFTEPVIFGNGRMLGGTLGQFQTVTMYMYETAFQRFQYGYGAAIAWALFGLIVIFSLINLLIVRRAAR comes from the coding sequence GTGACCTCTTCCAGCGTCGTCCGGGCGTCGGCGGCAGCGCGTGCCGCCGACGCCCGGGATCCTTGGCGCTCCCGGCTGACTCGCGCGGACATGAGGTTCGCGCCGTACTTCTTCATCGCGCCGTTCTTCGTCCTGTTCGCGATCTTCGGGGCGTTCCCGCTGATCTACACCGGCTGGGTGTCGCTGCACGACTGGCACCTGATCGGTGACCACACGTTCGTCGGTTTCGACAACTACACCGCGCTGTTCGCCGACCCGGACTTCTGGAACGCGCTGAAGAACACGGTCGGCATCTTCGTCATCGCCACCGTCCCGCAGTTGCTGATGGCGCTGGGGATGGCGAACCTGCTGAACCGCAAGATCCGCGCCCGCACCTTCTTCCGGATGGGCGTGCTGATCCCCAACGTCACCTCGGTGGCCGCCGTCGGCATCGTCTTCGGCCAGCTGTTCGCCCGCGACGTCGGCCTGGTCAACTACGTGATCACCAGGCTCGGCCTGGACGCGGTCGACTGGCAGGCCAACACCTGGTCCAGCTGGATCGCGATCGCCACGATGGTCGACTGGCGCTGGACCGGGTACAACACGCTGATCCTGCTCGGCGCGATGCAGGCGATCCCGAAGGAACTGTTCGAGGCCGCCTCGCTGGACGGCGCGGCGCCCTGGCAGCAGTTCTGGCGGATCACCGTGCCGCAACTGCGCCCGACGCTGGTGTTCACCGTGATCATCTCCACGATCGGCGGCCTGCAGTTGTTCACCGAGCCGGTGATCTTCGGCAACGGCCGGATGCTCGGTGGCACGCTCGGGCAGTTCCAGACGGTCACGATGTACATGTACGAGACGGCGTTCCAGCGCTTCCAGTACGGCTACGGTGCCGCGATCGCCTGGGCGCTGTTCGGCCTGATCGTGATCTTCTCGCTGATCAACCTGCTGATCGTCCGGAGGGCCGCCCGATGA